In Centropristis striata isolate RG_2023a ecotype Rhode Island chromosome 5, C.striata_1.0, whole genome shotgun sequence, a single genomic region encodes these proteins:
- the LOC131971135 gene encoding vesicular inhibitory amino acid transporter-like yields the protein MAHLIRHKLTNKLTNAAHTVSNKSQAKVSGVFARLGFQAATDEEGLGFAECDDLDYDYRQGMQMDVLQGEEEGGHMEGEGELEGDSHYQRDGTGRRPSSLKTGGSLDEDKPKITTWEAGWNVTNAIQGMFVLGLPYAILHGGYLGLFLIIFAAVVCCYTGKILIACLYEENEDGIKVRVRDSYVDIANACCAPRFPALGGHVVNVAQIIELVMTCILYVVVSGNLMYNSFPGFPVSQKAWSVVATVALLPCAFLKNLKAVSKFSLLCTVAHIIINVLVIAYCLSRARDWAWDKVKFYIDVKKFPISIGIIVFSYTSQIFLPSLEGNMQKPSEFHCMMEWSHIAACVLKGLFALVAYLTWADATKEVITDNLPSTIRAVVNLFLVSKALLSYPLPFFAAVEVLEKSLFQDGGRAVFPDCYGPGGQLKSWGLGLRIALVVFTLLMAVFVPHFALLMGLTGSLTGAGLCFLLPSLFHLKLQWRNLLWHHVFFDVAIFVIGGICAISGFIHSIEGLIEAFRYNIHD from the exons ATGGCTCACCTTATACGACACAAGCTCACCAACAAGCTGACCAACGCGGCCCACACAGTGTCCAACAAATCTCAGGCCAAGGTCAGCGGGGTGTTCGCCCGGCTGGGCTTCCAGGCCGCCACCGATGAGGAGGGCTTGGGTTTCGCCGAGTGCGATGACTTGGATTATGACTACAGGCAAGGGATGCAGATGGATGTCCttcagggagaggaggaagggggacacatggagggagagggggagctCGAGGGAGACAGCCACTACCAGAGAGACGGCACCGGCCGCAGGCCTTCGTCCCTGAAGACAGGAGGCTCGCTGGATGAGGATAAACCCAAAATCACGACATGGGAAGCAGGCTGGAACGTCACCAACGCCATTCAG GGCATGTTCGTCCTCGGCCTGCCGTACGCCATCCTCCACGGTGGCTACCTCGGTCTCTTCCTCATTATCTTCGCGGCCGTGGTGTGCTGCTACACCGGAAAAATCCTCATCGCGTGTCTGTACGAGGAGAACGAGGATGGCATAAAAGTGCGTGTGAGGGACTCCTACGTGGACATCGCCAATGCCTGCTGCGCGCCCCGCTTCCCAGCACTGGGCGGGCACGTTGTGAACGTGGCTCAGATCATCGAGCTGGTCATGACCTGTATTCTCTATGTCGTGGTCAGCGGCAACCTCATGTACAACAGTTTCCCGGGCTTCCCCGTCTCACAGAAAGCTTGGTCCGTGGTGGCCACGGTCGCGCTCCTACCGTGCGCGTTCCTGAAGAACCTCAAGGCCGTATCCAAGTTCAGCTTGCTCTGCACGGTGGCGCACATCATCATCAACGTCCTTGTCATTGCCTACTGCCTCTCCAGGGCGCGTGACTGGGCCTGGGACAAGGTGAAGTTTTACATTGATGTGAAGAAATTCCCCATCTCAATCGGCATCATCGTGTTCAGCTACACCTCCCAGATCTTCCTCCCCTCCCTGGAGGGAAACATGCAGAAGCCAAGCGAATTCCACTGCATGATGGAGTGGAGTCACATTGCAGCCTGCGTCCTCAAGGGCCTCTTTGCACTGGTGGCCTACTTGACTTGGGCAGACGCCACCAAAGAGGTCATCACGGATAACCTGCCTTCAACCATTCGGGCTGTGGTGAACCTCTTCCTCGTCTCCAAGGCGCTGTTATCTTACCCACTGCCGTTCTTTGCTGCAGTTGAGGTTCTGGAGAAATCCTTGTTCCAGGATGGCGGCAGAGCCGTCTTCCCTGACTGCTACGGCCCTGGTGGACAGTTAAAATCATGGGGTCTGGGCCTTCGAATCGCCCTGGTTGTCTTCACCCTGCTTATGGCGGTCTTTGTTCCCCATTTCGCCCTCCTTATGGGTTTAACTGGGAGCCTCACCGGTGCTGGTCTGTGCTTCCTCTTGCCAAGCCTCTTCCACCTGAAGCTCCAGTGGAGGAATCTCCTGTGGCACCACGTCTTCTTCGACGTTGCCATTTTTGTTATTGGGGGCATATGCGCCATATCCGGCTTCATTCACTCGATTGAAGGGCTCATAGAGGCGTTCAGGTACAATATCCACGACTGA
- the bpifcl gene encoding lipopolysaccharide-binding protein, with translation MLPPAIVVLTLISFALGENPAIQVILTNKGLQYGTHVGAGWVQDKLAQVTLPDISGDIDIGFLGSVDYTLTGVTITKCDFPEPSVQFYQDSTGFKTSITGLSVALTGGWLTSYGIIHDRGSFDMAIFNMDVTSVVELGKDPDGHLSVTNVQCLARIGDVDIRFHGGASMLFQPFVEHFKGRIRGVMEAQICPNVEEYIVTLEYHLQAMKVSFDVAEVLTFVLPLTGVPVISASTMNLGLKGEFYNIRTHTDPPFEAQPFTVPEETGKMLSVGMSEYTLNSASYGLFSAGLLQTLINDSMIPPFLPVHLNTSSMGPYIPQLPKMYPGLLMNLQLYAREMPMFSFQPGVVKLGVQGTVKAFAIQSNGTQIPLFNLNADSKFSSKVWLAGERLKGSTTLDNYTLTLASSEVGTFKTDILESCTRTGLNLALAKLNVELGKGIVLPRMKHAQLVNTVLGVEEGFIAISSDAQVLQADRDIN, from the exons ATGCTTCCACCTGCAATAGTAGTGCTCACGCTCATCTCTTTTGCCTTGGGAGAAAATCCTGCAATACAAGTCATCCTGACTAACAAAGGACTGCAGTACG GAACACATGTTGGTGCAGGATGGGTTCAGGACAAGTTGGCGCAAGTCACTCTGCCTGACATCAGTGGTGACATTGACATTGGCTTTTTGGGCAGTGTAGACTACACGCTGACAGG AGTCACCATAACAAAGTGTGACTTTCCAGAGCCGTCTGTTCAGTTCTATCAGGACTCCACAGGATTCAAGACATCCATCACCGGCCTCAGTGTTGCACTAACTGGAGGGTGGTTGACATCGTATGGCATAAT ACATGACAGGGGATCATTCGACATGGCTATATTTAATATGGATGTGACGTCAGTAGTGGAGCTGGGGAAAGATCCTGATGGGCATCTGTCTGTCACCAATGTCCAATGTCTTGCTCGGATTGGAGATGTGGACATACGATTTCATGGTGGAGCCAG TATGCTCTTCCAGCCTTTTGTGGAGCATTTCAAGGGACGTATCAGGGGTGTAATGGAGGCCCAA ATCTGCCCTAATGTGGAGGAATACATTGTAACCTTGGAGTACCATCTACAGGCCATGAAAG TTTCCTTTGATGTGGCTGAAGTCCTTACTTTCGTCCTCCCTCTCACGGGCGTACCTGTCATTAGTGCTTCGACTATGAATCTGGGTCTTAAG ggaGAGTTCTACAATATCCGAACTCATACAGACCCTCCATTTGAGGCCCAGCCTTTCACAGTGCCTGAGGAGACAGGCAAAATGTTGTCAGTGGGTATGTCTGAATACACTCTGAACTCTGCCTCATATGGACTCTTCTCAGCTGGACTGCTTCAGACCCTCATCAATGACAGCATG ATACCTCCATTCCTCCCGGTGCACCTAAATACCAGCTCAATGGGGCCCTACATTCCTCAG CTTCCCAAGATGTATCCAGGTCTGCTGATGAATCTGCAGCTTTATGCCAGAGAGATGCCGATGTTTTCCTTCCAGCCCGGTGTTGTTAAACTGGGCGTTCAGGGCACTGTCAAGGCTTTTGCCATCCAGTCAAATGGTACTCAGATCCCACTGTTCAACCTCAATGCT GACTCAAAATTCAGCAGTAAAGTGTGGCTTGCTGGTGAAAGACTGAAGGGCTCCACGACGCTGGACAA TTATACACTGACACTGGCTTCAAGTGAAGTGGGAACCTTTAAG ACTGACATTTTGGAAAGCTGCACGCGGACTGGATTGAATCTCGCCTTAGCAAAACTGAATG TGGAACTGGGCAAAGGCATTGTTCTACCCAGAATGAAACATGCACAGCTGGTCAACACAGTTTTGGGTGTGGAAGAG GGTTTTATAGCCATCTCCTCGGATGCTCAGGTATTGCAAGCAGACAGAGACATCAACTGA
- the LOC131971137 gene encoding uncharacterized protein LOC131971137, giving the protein MEVRTNRRHGSRVRNDPFCLPSESSTDLDYLSVGSSARSEDSGYADSETMSQMSDRSKDSPPYFSQEPMTSAIKKLIKAALKENMSSTVQVVGFATVVVALLYIVCSGSSGEKLIKQDVKIILPGSSAEENSPGVTEKLLKQIIKDLKQGAETMAHEGIQANKDSGEAPNNAEEMLMRRAVKIALQSSWGEDQGTVVKEKMLNQIIKELKQEVRTRIDAEIQAERGAGNEEGDGFIVSVIKWPFLAIASVINWLFAVIVSVVKLPFEIVMPVIWLLFEILVPVLKLLFLVFCGGLLFELSRDKEFNDFISRFFPSLKRTPSSVPQTNAVPKTKTRRTQM; this is encoded by the exons ATGGAAGTTCGTACAAACAGAAGGCATGGTTCAAG GGTGAGAAATGACCCCTTTTGTCTTCCTTCTGAGTCGTCAACAGACCTTGACTACCTCAGTGTTGGCAGTAGCGCTCGTAG cgAGGATAGCGGTTATGCTGACTCTGAGACCATGTCACAGATGAGTGACAGGTCCAAGGATTCACCACCATATTTTAGCCAAGAACCTATG ACTTCGGCTataaaaaaactcattaaagCAGCTCTGAaggaaaatatgtcttcaaCTGTCCAAGTTGTAGGTTTTGCTACGGTAGTGGTAGCACTTCTCTATATTGTCTGCAGTGGTTCTTCTGGAG agaAACTGATAAAACAAGATGTGAAAATTATTCTGCCGGGCAGTTCTGCAGAAGAAAATAGCCCAGGTGTGACAGAGAAACTGCTGAAACAAATCATAAAAGACCTAAAACAAGGTGCAGAGACTATGGCTCATGAAGGAATTCAAGCAAATAAAGATTCAGGAGAAGCCCCAAACAATGCAGAAG AGATGCTGATGAGACGAGCTGTTAAAATTGCGCTGCAAAGCAGTTGGGGAGAAGACCAGGGCACAGTGGTGAAGGAAAAAATGCTGAATCAGATCATCAAAGAACTAAAACAGGAAGTGCGAACCAGGATTGATGCAGAAATTCAAGCGGAGAGAGGTGCAGGCAATGAAGAAGGTGATGGATTCATTGTCTCTGTAATCAagtggccttttttggccattgcGTCTGTAATCAATTGGCTTTTTGCGGTCATTGTGTCTGTAGTGAAATTGCCTTTTGAGATCGTTATGCCTGTCATCTGGTTGCTTTTCGAGATCTTGGTGCCTGTATTGAAGTtgctttttcttgtcttttgtgGTGGTTTATTGTTCGAGCTTTCCCGTGACAAGGAATTCAATGATTTCATATCTCGTTTTTTCCCATCCTTAAAAAGGACCCCCAGTAGCGTTCCCCAAACAAACGCTGttccaaagacaaaaacacgtcGTACTCAAATGTAA
- the LOC131971138 gene encoding PRELI domain containing protein 3B-like: protein MKIWASEHIFNHPWETVTKAAMQKYPNPMNPGVFGVDVLDRSVDTEGRLHSTRLLSTEWGLPAIAKSIIGVTRTCTYVQEHSVVDPKEKSFELKSTNISFTNLVSVDEKLTYKPHPQDPEKTVLTQEALISVKGVSLSSYLEGLMANTISVNAGKGREAMEWVIRRLNTEIEEFAATARGTIRAPMAAAVADK from the exons ATGAAGATCTGGGCGTCAGAGCACATTTTCAA CCATCCATGGGAGACGGTGACCAAGGCAGCAATGCAGAAGTACCCCAACCCCATGAACCCCGGGGTGTTTGGGGTGGATGTTCTGGACCGAAGTGTAGACACAGAGGGGCGGTTACACAGCACCCGGCTGCTCAGCACAGAGTGGGGGCTCCCCGCCATTGCCAAGTCT ATCATCGGGGTAACAAGAACATGCACTTATGTTCAGGAACATTCAGTGGTGGACCCCAAAGAGAAGAGCTTTGAGCTGAAATCTACAAAT ATCTCCTTCACTAACCTGGTATCTGTGGATGAGAAGTTGACATACAAGCCACATCCGCAGGATCCTGAAAA GACGGTGCTGACGCAGGAGGCTCTGATCAGTGTGAAAGGTGTCAGTCTGAGCAGCTACCTCGAGGGTCTCATGGCCAACACCATCTCTGTCAACGCCGGCAAG GGTCGGGAGGCAATGGAATGGGTCATCAGACGATTAAACACGGAAATCGAGGAGTTTGCGGCGACCGCTCGTGGTACTATACGTGCTCCAATGGCAGCGGCTGTTGCAGACAAATGA
- the atp5f1e gene encoding ATP synthase subunit epsilon, mitochondrial has product MVAYWRQAGLSYIRFSAICASALRAAMKPQFKAEALKAAEANVKVLKPKPAA; this is encoded by the exons ATGGTCGCATACTGGAGACAAGCAGGCCTCAG CTACATCCGCTTCTCCGCTATCTGCGCCAGCGCGTTGCGGGCTGCGATGAAGCCGCAGTTCAAAGCCGAGGCACTGAAGGCCGCAGAAGCCAACGTCAAGGTCCTCAAACCCAAACCAGCAGCAT GA